The Branchiostoma floridae strain S238N-H82 chromosome 17, Bfl_VNyyK, whole genome shotgun sequence genome has a window encoding:
- the LOC118405043 gene encoding polycystic kidney disease protein 1-like 2 — MFATDAFVPPNSINFATVFSKPLHTSGIVLSTVIFLWLILFVAMVYARLEDIKDRKKWVTSSLPDDNPHDQFKYEITVYTGTARKAGTRSKVAFLLGGEKTDTGVRIFDDRKDLFKAGSVNKFLMSTPRDLGTLTHMRIWHDNSGKWEQASWFLQRVKVHDLQTEQISQFLCNGWLAVEDPEGIDRVIPVASPDELTSLGHLFRTSVRHVLTDKHLWYSILSRPTRSTFSRVERIMCGLSMLFSAMVASAMWYRSDDSAGGQNALRIGPLTFTVTTLYISFMTTLTVFPINFIIVRLFRKTRRNDLNVVVPDDDDEQPGTSQDGGVEQGKDASPPVMVESGCQTEDSDMVIYNLDEEFVMECEVDEEEKDDAVQSSVEIPRKKTGLPPWCIYIAWFLAFSVAFASSFFVVLYSLEWGYKKSEEWFTSFAMSFLQSAFVFEPAKVILITSFLTYLRRKPADDDGGSTTEQRYFVQPAAPMDARELQRRKKLPKENKGRLEVARNHREKQIRMNRIIYETLSLLAFVIVLIVVTEVDRDPNAFYLDKSLRGTFVNGMDKVKTAQDFWKWTEAVLLPGVYFNTWYNGAVGKRADRLHLFDTVAYRFQPPRLRQLRVAPGHCKVDSSVKSRKCISGFSWNVQESGDFSEGWRPRGPEDNSTGPWTFRPAYQLKGLPTFGQLATYPGGGYVSIMKKSKMSTMKKLEELKNNTWIDRYTRAVMVEFTVYAEGSNLLSSVNLVFEMNTAGAFVPYSTISTYRLFNYEGSRGIVVLVFQMLFVTLLVYVTIREWERARKGKAKYIQDYWNALEIATIVGGFVAVVMYGVREAFSNAALTDIKNSRYTDDDVFVNFQHIANWDATYHYVVDFVVFINIIKFVRLLRYSRRMTVMVTVLATMRTEIIMFFILLFFLFFSFAQLQNLLLGSHVEGFRSVAQSALHLFPSLLRRYKLGKMIEVELISVGFFAAFFVASFLILVNLLLSVMRRAIVIVKRQIKWEQSRDLEMAEFIRNNFLSWLPLGDKIGE, encoded by the exons ATGTTCGCCACGGATGCGTTCGTCCCGCCGAACAGCATCAACTTCGCCACGGTGTTCAGCAAACCCCTCCACACCAGCGGCATCGTGCTGTCGACAGTCATATTTCTGTGGCTCATCCTCTTCGTGGCAATGGTGTATGCAAGGCTGGAGGACATCAAGGATCGCAAGAAG TGGGTGACGTCATCCCTGCCTGACGACAACCCCCATGACCAGTTTAAGTATGAGATCACCGTCTACACCGGCACTGCACGGAAGGCTGGTACCAGGTCAAAGGTTGCATTTCTTCTGGGTGGAGAAAAAACAGACACCGGGGTGCGCATCTTTGACGACAGGAAagat cTCTTTAAGGCTGGAAGCGTCAACAAGTTTCTCATGAGCACCCCACGTGACCTGGGGACACTCACGCACATGCGCATTTGGCATGACAACAGCGGAAAGTGGGAGCAAGCGTCTTGGTTCCTCCAGAGGGTCAAGGTTCATGACCTTCAAACGGAGCAAAT ATCCCAGTTCCTGTGTAACGGCTGGCTGGCCGTGGAGGATCCAGAAGGGATCGACCGCGTCATCCCCGTGGCGAGTCCAGACGAGCTGACGTCACTGGGTCACCTGTTCCGTACGTCCGTGCGTCACGTGCTGACAGACAAACACCTGTGGTACTCCATCCTGTCCCGTCCCACCCGCAGTACCTTCAGCCGCGTGGAGAGGATCATGTGCGGCTTGTCTATGCTCTTCAGTGCCATGGTGGCCAGTGCCATGTGGTACAG gtCTGACGACAGTGCAGGAGGCCAAAATGCCCTGCGGATCGGCCCACTGACCTTCACAGTGACGACACTGTACATCAGCTTCATGACGACGCTAACCGTTTTCCCCATCAACTTCATCATCGTCCGTCTCTTCCGCAAAACCAGGAGAAACGACCTGAACGTCGTCGTgcccgatgatgatgatgagcaacCAGGCACTTCACAAGATGGCGGCGTTGAACAGGGCAAAG ATGCATCACCACCCGTCATGGTAGAATCAGGCTGCCAGACAGAGGACAGCGACATGGTCATTTATAACCTTGATGAAGAGTTCGTCATGGAGTGCGAAGTTGATGAGGAAGAGAAAGACGATGCTGTACAGAGTAGCGTGGAAATCCCCAGGAAGAAGACAGGCCTTCCGCCATGGTGCATTTACATCGCTTGGTTCCTCGCCTTTTCTGTGGCGTTTGCGTCCTCCTTCTTTGTCGTGTTGTACAGTCTTGAGTGGGGCTACAAGAAGTCGGAGGAGTGGTTCACGTCCTTCGCCATGTCGTTTCTTCAGTCCGCCTTCGTCTTTGAGCCGGCGAAG GTCATCTTGATTACGTCATTCCTGACGTATTTGCGGAGGAAGCCGGCAGACGATGACGGCGGTTCAACCACGGAACAACGGTACTTCGTACAGCCTGCCGCACCCATGGATGcaagag AGCTTCAGAGGAGGAAGAAGCTACCGAAGGAGAACAAGGGACGACTGGAGGTCGCTCGAAACCACCGCGAGAAGCAGATCCGAATGAACCGCATCATCTACGAGACTTTGTCCCTCTTGGCCTTCGTCATCGTGCTGATCGTGGTGACGGAGGTAGACAGGGACCCGAACGCCTTCTACTTGGACAAGTCCCTGCGGGGGACTTTCGTGAATGGAATGGACAAG GTCAAGACAGCCCAAGACTTCTGGAAGTGGACAGAGGCTGTCCTCTTGCCTGGCGTGTACTTCAACACCTGGTATAACGGTGCGGTGGGGAAGAGGGCGGACCGGCTACATCTGTTCGACACTGTAGCGTACAGGTTCCAACCGCCACGGCTTCGTCAGCTCAGGGTGGCACCCG GTCACTGCAAGGTCGATAGCTCCGTGAAATCTCGCAAATGCATTTCTGGATTCTCCTGGAACGTCCAAGAATCGGGTGACTTCTCAGAAGGCTGGAGGCCTCGTGGCCCTGAAGATAACTCCACGGGGCCATGGACCTTCCGTCCCGCCTATCAACTGAAGGGGCTGCCGACGTTTGGACAACTGGCGACGTACCCCGGCGGTGGTTACGTGTCTATCATGAAGAAGTCTAAGATGTCAACGATGAAGAAGCTGGAAGAACTCAAGAATAACACCTGGATCGACCGATACACTAGAGCGGTCATGGTCGAGTTTACTGTTTACGCGGAAGGAAGCAACCTTCTTAGCTCGGTAAACCTAGTCTTCGAGATGAACACCGCAGGAGCGTTTGTCCCCTACTCGACAATCAGCACCTACCGCCTCTTCAACTACGAGGGAAGCAGGGGAATTGTGGTCTTGGTGTTCCAGATGCTTTTCGTGACGCTGCTTGTGTATGTGACCATACGGGAATGGGAAAGGGCTCGGAAGGGGAAAGCGAAGTACATACAAGACTACTGGAATGCTTTGGAGATAGCCACCATAGTTGGTGGATTCGTGGCTGTTGTGATGTATGGAGTTCGTGAGGCGTTCTCCAACGCGGCTTTGACTGATATCAAGAACAGCCGCTACACAGACGATG ACGTGTTTGTGAATTTCCAACATATCGCTAACTGGGATGCCACCTACCACTACGTGGTCGACTTTGTCGtcttcatcaacatcatcaagTTCGTGCGCCTCCTCCGCTACAGCCGCCGTATGACCGTCATGGTCACAGTCCTGGCCACCATGCGGACCGAAATCATCATGTTCTTcatcctcctcttcttcctcttcttttcttttgctCAGCTGCAGAATCTTCTACTTGGGTCTCACGTGGAAGGTTTTCGGTCTGTTGCACAGTCCGCACTGCATCTCTTTCCTTCACTTCTGCGCCGGTACAAGTTGGGGAAAATGATTGAAGTAGAACTCATCAGTGTGGGTTTCTTTGCTGCCTTCTTTGTCGCATCTTTCCTGATCCTTGTGAACCTCCTCCTGAGCGTCATGAGGAGGGCCATCGTCATCGTCAAACGTCAGATTAAATGGGAACAGTCTCGTGATCTCGAGATGGCCGAGTTTATCAGGAACAACTTCCTGTCATGGCTCCCGCTAGGAGACAAGATAGGTGAGTGA
- the LOC118405087 gene encoding uncharacterized protein LOC118405087: MRDAVTMETERDVNSIVLSGLSPGTEYTVRISAVTELGESEVIYLNAITITDAPSDFMITRSAADPTTAELSWTAPVAVVMGYTVTFKRISQEETHSILVDRMATDVTLYELLPLQYNVTVRAQGVYADSEEVEVILDEYIAPTMSLTTETAGEQENDSTFDIGDSEELDSELDDDDDGTEPSDPTAGTNGPLGDLSDQTTTSATTVRNATEDADTRHLNGTEMPKSVEEDLIPPQLQSIIDALQGTTNNNTSAQELTHMDDKKFQEIINGFIKALLEPMGIDGLSATLTTFVNLHKRFPHFFKEFEDDVIYVGNRLLQGFESLEALDTDSGRLGTLLRGLFSILGPFITIGDSGTGGDYSHTEGHGIALDLEGNSGDLVEPEEDPWLDDSERGAFVEAREKKKQEQISRVFAVLTTIDRASNLALRAVRADGPPIELRASGFEAKVMALSRSSARQGGRTLDIGGGSFSLPSLSEEDIKGVDKQVNVQVTSFQENIFTWDTSIHHASSRLLELTLLDDELKTMHYQSKENYVTITLSRLTNHISAPHRDVIIATKRQNKDTHAFNLTSPGFGFLLSFDFKPSNVICRIDLAYGDEPVVPKEEQIQDVIEELAFTLRPSTNDSKVLLVNGTQIVKGNQTVLVPELSETGSYHFALRFYGK; this comes from the exons GGATGCagtaaccatggaaacagaACGAGATGTCAACAGCATCGTTCTGAGTGGACTGTCTCCAGGCACGGAGTACACCGTTCGCATATCGGCTGTCACTGAGCTTGGAGAGAGCGAAGTGATTTATCTGAATGCCATAACAA TAACCGATGCACCATCGGATTTCATGATCACACGATCTGCTGCCGATCCGACCACTGCCGAGCTGTCATGGACCGCACCTGTAGCAGTCGTTATGGGCTATACAGTAACCTTCAA GAGGATCTCTCAAGAGGAAACCCACTCTATATTAGTTGACCGCATGGCAACTGACGTGACCCTGTACGAGCTTCTCCCACTACAGTACAATGTGACCGTCCGTGCACAGGGTGTTTACGCAGACAGCGAGGAGGTGGAAGTGATCCTTGACGAATACATCG CCCCAACCATGAGTTTAACCACAGAAACGGCAGGTGAACAAGAGAATGACTCTACCTTCGACATAGGCGATAGTGAGGAACTTGATTCAGaattggatgatgatgatgacgggACAGAACCGTCAGATCCCACCGCTGGCACCAATGGACCTTTGGGAGACTTAAGTGATCAG acaacaacatcagcaacaaCAGTGAGGAATGCAACGGAGGATGCAGATACACGACAT CTTAATGGCACAGAAATGCCTAAGTCTGTAGAAGAGGACTTGATTCCTCCACAACTGCAATCTATCATTGATGCTCTGCAAGGAACGACTAACAACAACACAAGTGCACAGGAATTAACACACATGGACGATAAG aaGTTCCAAGAAATCATAAATGGTTTCATAAAAGCCCTGCTGGAACCGATGGGCATAGATGGGCTGAGCGCTACACTGACCACATTTGTTAATCTTCACAAAAGATTCCCACACTTCTTTAAGGAGTTTGAG gatgacgtcatctaCGTAGGGAACAGACTGCTTCAAGGATTTGAAAGTCTCGAGGCACTGGATACAGACAGTGGAAGACTTGGCACTCTTCTGAGAG GGCTCTTCAGTATTCTTGGTCCTTTCATTACAATCGGAGATTCTGGGACGGGTGGCGATTATAGTCATACTGAGGGGCACGGCATTGCTCTTGACCTTGAGGGAAACAGCGGTGACCTTGTGGAGCCAGAGGAAGATCCTTGGCTTGACGACTCAGAGAGGGGGGCGTTCGTGGAGGCAAGggagaaaaagaaacaagag CAAATATCCCGGGTTTTTGCGGTCTTGACAACGATTGACAGAGCGTCGAACCTTGCTCTGAGGGCAGTTAGGGCGGACGGCCCTCCCATTGAGCTCCGCGCGTCTGGGTTCGAGGCTAAAG TGATGGCATTGAGCAGGTCGTCTGCTAGACAAGGCGGACGGACACTCGATATCGGTGGAGGCAGTTTTTCCCTGCCCTCTCTTAGTGAAGAAGACATAAAAGGTGTAGACAAGCAAGTCAACGTACAG GTGACATCTTTTCAGGAGAACATCTTTACTTGGGACACCTCCATTCACCATGCATCGTCACGCCTGTTAGAACTCACCTTGTTAGACGACGAACTAAAAACTATGCATTATCAAAGCAAAGAAAACTACGTCACGATCACGCTATCCAGGCTAACCAATCACATCTCAGCTCCTCATCGTGACGTCATCATTGCAACAAAGAGGCAAAATAAAGATACGCATGCGTTTAATCTGACGTCACCAGGCTTTGGGTTCCTACTAAGCTTCGATTTCAAACCAAGTAACGTTATTTGCCGTATAGACCTTGCTTATGGTGACGAGCCAGTGGTCCCTAAAGAGGAGCAAATCCAAGATGTGATTGAAGAGCTTGCTTTTACACTGCGTCCCTCCACCAATGACAGTAAAGTACTGTTGGTGAACGGGACACAAATCGTTAAGGGGAATCAAACAGTGCTGGTTCCAGAGCTTTCAGAGACCGGGAGTTATCATTTCGCTCTCAGATTCTATGGTAAGTAA